The following proteins are co-located in the Osmia bicornis bicornis unplaced genomic scaffold, iOsmBic2.1, whole genome shotgun sequence genome:
- the LOC123989253 gene encoding mediator of RNA polymerase II transcription subunit 15-like, whose amino-acid sequence MKDITVQTNEQTEIMNALLQLQQQLQHMQTQQQERDREVALLQQQLQQQQMQQQQPPQQQPPQQETPHHRSEQPPQQTEADVKPQRKRGTAAGKKRRAYRGRWPRGGRGGGRGGGMGGAMGGGMGGGRGAPNKYYFTLF is encoded by the exons ATGAAAGATATAACGGTTCAAACAAATGAAC aaaccGAAATTATGAACGCgttgctgcagctgcagcaacAGCTGCAGCACATGCAGACGCAGCAACAGGAGAGGGACCGCGAGGTGGCGTTGCTGCAGCAACagctgcagcaacagcaaaTGCAGCAGCAACAACCGCCGCAGCAACAACCGCCGCAGCAAGAAACGCCACACCACCGCAGCGAACAACCACCTCAACAAACTGAGGCCGATGTGAAGCCGCAGCGAA aaagaggaacggCTGCTGGGAAGAAACGCCGTGCCTACCGCGGCAGATGGCCGCGGGGCGGGAGGGGTGGCGGTAGGGGTGGCGGTATGGGTGGCGCTATGGGTGGCGGTATGGGCGGCGGTAGGGGCGCCCCCAATAAATACTATTTTAccttattttaa